One genomic region from Remersonia thermophila strain ATCC 22073 chromosome 1, whole genome shotgun sequence encodes:
- a CDS encoding 60S ribosomal protein eL31, producing MSSTKKSGKAQRSAIADVVAREYTIHLHKRLHGVTFKKRAPRAIKEIKAFATKAMGTTDVRLDPQLNKKVWEQGVKGVPYRLRIRISRRRNDEEGAKEKLYSYVQAVNVKNPKGLHTVVVEE from the exons ATGTCGTCCACCAAGAAGTCCGGGAAGGCCCAGCGCTCGGCCATTGCCGACGTTGTGGCCCGCGAGTACACCATCCACCTGCACAAGCGC CTGCACGGTGTTACCTTCAAGAAgagggcgccgcgcgcgaTCAAGGAGATCAAGGCGTTCGCTACCAAGGCCATG GGCACGACCGACGTCCGCCTCGACCCCCAGCTGAACAAGAAGGTCTGGGAGCAGGGTGTCAAGGGCGTCCCTTACAGgctccgcatccgcatctCGCGGAGGCGTaacgacgaggagggtgccaaggagaagctgtACAGCTACGTTCAGGCCGTCAACGTCAAGAACCCCAAGGGCCTGCACACCGTCGTTGTTGAGGAGTAA